The genomic stretch GCTGCCTATAACGGCCTTATGAAGCAGGTACGCTCGACCCGGAAATGAACACCTACACGCCCACCTGGTTCGAGCTCTTTCTGGCGACCATCGAGCCCGCCCAGACCGAGCGGGAGGCAGACTTTCTCGCCCGGCAGCTTCCCCTCCCCGCCTTGCGCCGTGTCCTCGACCTGTGCTGCGGCACCGGGCGCCACGCGCACGCCCTCGCCCGGCGGGGCTACGAGGTGCTGGGCGTGGACCGGGACCCGGACGCGGTGGAGAAGGCCCGCGCCCAGGCTCCCGAGGTCTGCCGCTTCCTCGTGGGCGACATGCGCGACCTCTCCGAGGTGCCCGGTGATCTCGACGCCGCCCTGGTCCTGTGGCAGAGCTTCGGCTTTTTCGATGAGGCCACGAACGCCGCCGTCCTGCGCGGGCTTCACGGACGGCTGCGGCCAGGAGGGCGGCTCATCCTCGACGTGTACCACCGCGACTTCTTCGAGGCGCACCAGGGGGAGGGGCACTTCACGCGCGGCGGCCTCGCGGTGGCCGAGCACAAGCGGATGGCGGGCGGGCGGCTGCGGGTGGAACTGGATTACGGCGGTGAACAGGAGGGGGACGCGTTCGACTGGCAGCTTTACACGCCGGGGGAACTGGAGGAACTGGCCCGCTCCGTGGGACTGACCTGCCTTCTGGCCTGCACGGGGTTCGACGAGCGGCAGCCTGCCTCGGCGGCGTCCCCGCGGATGCAACTGGTGTTCGCGCGGGAAGGCTGAGTCCCCACCCCCCTCCCCAAGGTGCCGCCGGGCCGTTTCGCCTGGAGGCGCCCGCTCTATACTCGCCCGCATGACGGAACTCCAGCGCATCGTGCGGGCGCTCCAGGCGAGCGGCATGGCCGTCGAGACGGTCGAGGACGGCGCGCTTGTCCGCAACGGGGAAAGCCGGGTGGCCCTCTTTGCCGACCCCGACCACCGGGGCGGCGTGATCGTGCGGCTGCACCTCGACCTCGACCTGTACGTCGAGGAGGACTCGCTGCCCGACATCCTGATGGGCATGAACCTGATGAACCAGGGCCTCGACTACGGCTCCCTGAACCTCGACCCCGTGGACGACGAGGACGGGGAGGACGACTCACCCCTCACCTTCGCCGTGCTGGGCCGCGCCGTGCTGTGGCTGCGCGACCTCGGCCCCACCGAGCTGGAGCGGCTGCGCGAGCACCTGCGCCGCTTCGAGGCCGAGGTGACCGAGGCGGTCGAACGCACGCTGCACGGCAGCAAGGGCATGAGCGCGTAGGGGGCAGGCCGAAGGCCGGGACGCTTCTGCCTTCCGCTTTCGGCCTTCGGCCTCCAGGTGTGTTCGGGCTCCTAACGCTGGACCGCCGCCCGGCCTTACCTTCGGGGGGACTTCTCCCGTGTCGGTACCGCGTCCGGTCGTGCGTCTGCCCAGAAGGGGGCGAGCCCGAGGGTTGCCCCTCTCGACCAGGAGGACCGTATGCCCACCCGTTCCCGTCAGGTTCAGCGTCCCGGGTACGCCCACTTCACCCTGCTCAGCCGGGGCCGGGTGTACGGCACCTTCGCCGGGCTGGAGGACGTGCAGCAGTGCATGACCCGGCTGCTCGACCTGGAGCTGGGAGACCAGGCCGTGCAGATCATCATGGGCGACGAGGGCCACCGCACCCTGGACGTCGATGGGCGTGGTCTGTGGGGCCGCTTCGTGCGGCTGATGCAGGGCATCACCGACGAGCGCTCTCACATCGAGCAGTACGCCCACGCCCTGGGCCGAGGCGAGATCGTGCTCAGCGTGGACCTCTCCGGCTCCCCGAAGAGTGTGGCCGCCGTCGCCCAGGCCTTCCGCGACAGCCGCGCCCAGTTCGTGAACCATTACGGCCCCTGGGTGGTCGAGCCGCTGGGGGCGTAGGGCACACAAGAAGAAGGCAGAGGGCCCAAGTATTCCGGCCCTCTGCCTTTTCCGGCGGGATTTCAGCCCTCGGTCTTCTGCAACTCTTGCCCGCCCCGCTCCTCGATGCGCACGTAGTGCTGGTCGCTCGCGCCCGTGTACACGGCGTCGGGCCGCAGCAGGCGGTTGTCGCGCGTGTACTCGATCACGGAAGCGCACCACCCGCTGATGCGCGCCAGGGCGAAGATCGGCGTGAAGTATTCCTTGGTGATGCCGAGGTCCGAATACACCGTACCGGAGTAGAAGTCCACGTTGGGGTAGATGCCCTTGGAGCCGAGGCGGTCCACGACCGTCTTCTCGATGGTTTCGAGAATCTGGTAGTAGTGGCTCTTGCCCTCCTTGTTGGCGACGACCTCGGCGTAGTCGCGCAGCACGCGCGAGCGCGGGTCGAAGTACTTGTACACGCGGTGCCCCACGCCCATGACCTTTTCCTTGCGGTCGAGCTTGTCCGTGATGTACTCGGCGGCCTTCTCCGGCGTGCCGATCTCGTCGAGCATGTCCATCACGGCCTCGTTGGCGCCGCCGTGGAGCGGGCCTTTCATAGCACCGATAGCGCCAGTCATGCAGGAGTACATATCGCTGAGGGTGCTGGCGATGGCAATAGCCGTGAAGGTGCTCGCGTTCATGCTGTGGTCAACGTGCAAGACCAGCGCAATGTCGAAGAGGCGGGCCTGCTCGGGGCTGGGTTCCTTGCCGTTCAGCATGTACAGGAAGTTCGCGGCGTGGCTCAGGTCCATGCGGGGGTCGACCGGCTCCTTCCCCTCACGTGTGCGGGCAATCGCTGCGATCACCGTGGCGAACTGGGCGATCATCCGCACCGAGATCGCGCGGCGGGCTTCTTCCGTCGTCTCCTCGGCCTGGGGGTCGAGCAGGCCCAGGTACGAGACGGCGGTGCGCAGTGCCTGCATGGGGTGGACGCCCCGGGGCATCGCGGCGATGACCTCCAGGAGCTGCGGGGACACCGCGCGGTTGGCCTTGAGTTCGGCGTCGAAGGCCGCGAGGTCGCCCGAGGTGGGGAGCCCGCCGTCGAGCAGGGCGAGGGACAGTTCCTCGAAGGTGCTGCTCTCCGCCCACTCCTGAATCGGAATGCCCAGGTGCGTGAGGATGCCCTCCGTCCCGTTGATGAAGGTGAGTTTGCTCTCGGTGAAGAGCACGCCTTCCAGCCCCTTGGCGATGTTCGTCATGATGCGATCACCATACCACCGGGCCGCGCCGGGGCTGATCGCGGCAAACCTCACGTTCCTGGAGGGGTGACAAGGCGGGCCCGGTCCTAGAATGCCCGCGATGCCCGACGACGTGCCCGTCACCCTCGCCCTGGACACCGCCACCCCCTTCCTGACGCTGGCCGTCACCTGGCCGGGCGGCGAGCGGCGCTTTTCCGAGGAGGTGGGCCGCGCGCACGCCGAACGCCTCGCGGACGGGGCGCGCTCCCTGTTCGGGGAGGCCGGGCTCCCCTTCCGGGCGAGCCAGATCGTGATCGGCACCGGGCCGGGCTCGTACACGGGGGTGCGGGTGGGCGCGAGTTACGCGCTGGGGCTGGGGCGGGCGTGGACCGTACCCGTCCTCGGCGTCTCCACCTTAGAAGGGCTGGTGCGCGGCCCGAGCGGGGAGACGCCGGAGGGCTGGGTCGCCGTCTCCCTCGATGCCCGGCGCGGGCAGGTGTACGGGGCGGTGTACGAGGTGCGCGGCGGTGCGGTCGTCGAGGTCATCCACGCCCCGGCGAAACGGCCCCTGGAGGAATTCGGGGCGCTCGCAGCGGGGCTGTCCCACCACCGGGACACGCCGCCGGACGGGCTCGCCCTCCTGCGGGCCGGACTGGCGCACGGGCAGGCGGCGTGGTCGCTGGCGTACCTCTGAGCCAAAGGTGGGCCGGAGGTTGGAGAGCGGGGCGGGCACGCTCTACTCTGGAGGGGCAACAACAGTCCCGCTTCGCCCCGGCACATCGGGGCAGCCTGCCGGTCCCTGATGGTTGATAGATTCGGTCGTCTTCCTACCCCGGGCCCCGCCCACCCACCGGAGGTTTTCCATGCGCACCCGCCTCACCCTCACCGCCCTGCTCGCCCTCACGGGGGCCGCCAGCGCCGCGCCCACCACCCTGACCGTGTTCATGGGGAGCCAGCAGCGGCCCGAGATTTTCCAGCCCCTCTTCGACCGTTTCGAGCGGCAAAACCCCAATATCGACGTGAAGATCGAGACGGGCGGCGCGACGAGCGAGGCGCAAAACCAGTACCTCACGACCGTCCTCGCCGCGCGGGACCCCAGCCTCGACGTGTTCTTGATCGACGTGGTGCGGACCGCAACGTTCGCCGCCGCCGGGTGGGCCGAGCCGCTCGACAGCTACCTCCCGAGCAAGGACGCCTACCTGCGCGCCTTCTTGAAGGGGCCGTTGGGCGCCGCGACGGTGGGGGGCAAGCTCTACGCGATGCCCGCCTTCACGGACGCGCAGTTCCTGTACTACCGCAAGGACCTCCTCGCCAAGCACGGCGCCAAGGTGCCGCGCACCTGGGACGAACTCGCCGCGACCGCCGCGCGGATTCAGAAGGCAGAGGGCGGGAATCTCCAGGGCTTCAACTTCCAGGGGGCGCCCATCGAGGGCACAGTCTGCAACTTCTTGCAAACGCTGTGGACGGCGGGCGGCAACGTGCAGGACGTGGACAGCCCGGCGGGGCGGCAGGGCCTGGGCTTTCTGGTCAATTCCGTGAAGAACAAAATCGCCCCCGCCGCCAGCGCCGAGATGAAGACCGACGACTCGCGCCAGCAGTTCCAGGCGGGCAGCGTCCTCTTCGGGCTGAACTGGAGCTACGCCTGGGCGCACTTCCAGGGCAACAGCCCGCAGCCCACACGGGTGAAGGGCAACGTGGGGGTGGCGCCCATGCCCGCCTTCGGCAGGAACTCCACGGCGACCTGCACGGGTGGCTGGCAGTGGGCGGTCAGCGCGTACAGCCGCAACAAGCCCGCCGCCGCGAAACTCCTGCAATTTATGGCGAGCGCCGACGTGCAGCGCGAGATGGCGGTCAAGGGCGCGTACCTCCCCGTGCGCGCCAGCCTCTACAACGACCGGGCCGTCCTCGCCGCCAACCCGCACTTCAAGGACCTGTACCGCATCGTGACGGGCGCGCGGCCCCGGCCCGTCACGCCCGCCTACCCGCGCGTCTCGGAGATCATCCGCAACAACGTGTCGGCGGCGGTGGCGGGCAGCAAGACGGTGGACGCGGCCCTCCGGGACATGCAGCGCGACCTGAGCGGCGTGCTGAAGTGAGGGAAGGGAGGTCCGAGCTTGCGCACTGAGGCTGGCAACGTCCGCACGGCCCCCGCCCCCCGGGCGCGGCGCCGGCGGGGGGGAGACGGCCTGCTCGCCGCCCTGCTCCTCGCTCCCGCCGTCCTGCTGCTGTGCGGCGTGCTGCTCTTTCCCATGCTGACGACCTTCCGTGACAGCCTGTTCGTGAACAAGCTGACCGAGCCGTGGGCGGGCACGCCGTTCGTGGGACTGGCGCAGTACGCGCAGATGGTGGGGGACCCGCGTTTCCTGACCGCCCTGCGCAACACCCTCTTCTTCGGGGTGCTGACGGTGGGCGGCTCCTTCCTCGTCGGCATCCCGATGGCGCTGCTCGCGCACACGCCCAGCCGGGTGCGGGGGCTGGCAAGGGTCGCCCTGCTGCTGCCCTGGGCGATGCCGCCCGTGATCACGGGCTTGATCTTCGCGTGGCTGTTCAACGGGCAGTACGGGGTGGTCAACGACGTGCTGGTGCGGGCGGGCATCGTCGGCGAGCCGCTTCGGTGGCTCTCCACGCCGGGCCTCGCGGTCGTGGCGATGGTGGTCACGATTGTCTGGAAGACGAGTTCCTTCGTGGCACTGATCGTGCTGGGCGGCCTCCAGGGCATCCCGCGCGAGCTGACGGAGGCGGCGGACGTGGACGGGGCGACCCGGGTGCAGACCTTCTGGCGGGTCATCCTGCCGCTGCTCGCGCCGAGTCTCGCGGTGGCCTTCATCTTCCGGGCGATCAGCGCCGTGCAGGTGTTCGACATCCCGTACACGTTCATCCAGCAGGCCCCGGCGCAGGGACTTCTGGAAACGCTCGGCGTCTACATCTACCGCACGAGCATCGAGTTTCTGGACTTCGGGTACGCCGCGACCCTCAGCGTGGCGCTGTTTGCGGTGAGCCTCGCCGTCACCCTCGTCTACGTGCGCTTCGTGCGCGGCGGGGAGGGCTAGGGTGGAACAGGCGCCCCGGCTGAACCTGAGCGAGCGGGTCATCCGCGCCCTCGGCCTCGCCCTGCTCGTTTTCGGCGGCTTCTTTCCGCTGGTGTGGATGCTGCTCACGAGCCTGAAGACAGAGGGGGAACTCCAGCAGTTCCCGGTCCAGTACCTCCCCTCGCAGCCCGACGTCGCCAACTACGCGCGGGTGTTCTCCGAGCAGCCCTTCGGCACCTTTTTCATGAATTCCTTGATCGTCAGCGTGCTCAGCACCCTGCTGTGCGTGGCGGTCGCCGTACCTGCCGCCTACGCCCTCGCGCGGCTGGAGATTCGGGCACGCGGCCTCCTGCTCACCCTCGTCGTCGCCTTCTCCATGCTGCCGGTCGTCAGCCTGCTCGTGCCCCTCTTCCGGCTGATGCGGAGCGCGCAGCTTCTCAACTCTTACCCCGCCCTCATCCTCCCCTACGCGGCGCTGAGCCTGCCCGTCGCCATCCTCACGCTCGTCGCCTTTTTCAGCGCCATCCCGCGCGACCTCGAATCGGCGGCGATGGTGGACGGCTCCACCCGCGTCGGCGCGATGACCCGGATTGTGCTGCCGCTGAGCCTGCCGGGCGTGGTGACGGCGGCCCTGCTCGTCTTCGTCAACTCGTGGAACGAATTCCTGCTGGCGCTGAGCTTCAACACCAGGCTCAACATGCGGACAGTTTCGGTCGGCGTGACGCTGTACCAGGGGGAGTTCGCGTTCCCGTGGCCGCTGATCAGCGCGGCGGTCGTGATCGCGGTGGTGCCCATCGTCGTCTTGATCGCCGTGTTCCAGAAACGGTTCGTGGCGGGGTTGACGGCGGGGGGGGTGAAGGCGTGAGGGACGGGCAGAACAGCTTAAGCTTTGGCGTTTTTACCCCTCCCCCTTGAGGGGGGAGGCTGGGAGGGGGTGAGCGGGCGCGGCGTCGAGAGGCCAGTCGGAATGTCCAGGCACTTCTCTTTTCAGTTCGCTTGGAAGACAAAGGGCAAGCTGACGCTTGCCACCCCCCTCCCCGGCCCTCCCCCACAAGGAGGGAGGGAGATACAGGAGATACATCAGAATCCCTTTCCCTTCACTGAGGCTCCCATGACCCAACCTTCCCAGTCCGAATACCTCTGGTTCCTCCAGCTCTCCCGTGACGGCGAGTTTATCGGCACGCGGGAAAAGCCGCCGCGCAGGCCCACGCTGCCCTACCTCTCCAGCCTGATCACGACGGCGGGCGAGGCGGGGTTTACGGCGCTGCTGACGGCGACGAACTACCACTCCGAGCACGAGAACTACACGGCGGCGATTGCGGCCCTCGCGCGGACGGCGCAGACGGACCCGGGGCTCCTCATCGCGGTGCGGCCCGGCATGTTCCACCCGGCGATGTACGCGAAGATGCTTGCCACGGCGCAGAACCTCTTCCCCGGACGGGTGCGGGTGAACATCGTGACGGGGAGCAGCCCCGCCGAGAACGCGATGTACGGCGACTTCGAGCCGCACGCCCAGCGGTACGAGCGGACGCGCGAATTCATGTCCATCCTGCGGCAGCTCTGGACCCAGGCGCCGCCCGTGAGCCACCGCTCGGAGCTGTTCGCCTTCGAGAACGCGGTGCTCGACCCGCCGCCCGTGCAGCCTATCCCGATCTACTTCGGCGGCGCCTCGCCAGTCGCGCAGCGCATCGCCGCCGACCTCGCCGACGTGTACCTGATGTGGGGCGAGCGGGAGGACATGCTCGCCGAGCGGATGGGCCAGATGCGGGCGTTGGAGGCGGAGACGGGCCGGTCCCTGCGCTACGGCCTGCGGACCCACGTCATCGTGCGCGAGACGGAGGAGGAAGCGTGGCAGGCCGCCGAGAGGTTGATCTCACGGGTGGACCCCGAGGTACGCCGCGCCTTTGTCGAGAGCTACAAACACGTGGACGGCGTGGGCCAACTGCGCCAGATCGAGATGCTGCGCGGGCTGGAGGAGGGTAACCTCCTTGTCGAGCCGGGCCTCTGGGCGGGCGTCGGCATGGCCCGCAGCGGGGTGGGCGTGGCGTTGATCGGTAGCCCCGAGCAGGTCGCTGCCAAGATTCGGCGGTACGAGGACATGGGCTTTTCCTCCTTCATCTTCAGCGGCTACCCGCACCTGGAGGAGGCGCGGCGCTTCGGGGAACTCGTCATGCCGCTGCTCAAGGGGCAGGCGGGCGAAGGCGCGCGCGCCATTCACACGGACACGGTGGCGCCGGTCGCCTGAGTCCTCCTGTGATCCTCAGCCCTGGAGGCGGCCTCGTGGGTCTGCCTCCTCTTTCTTTCACCCCCGCGCCCGCAGCCCCACCAGCAGCCCCGCCGTGAAGGCCCCCGCGAAGGGCAGCCGCGCCGTCAGCACCCGGCCCAGCCACCCGGCGCCCGCCTCCCCTCCCTGCCGCAGCCACGGGTCGGCGAGGGCCTGCACGCGCGGCCAGTTGACGGTCACGAGGTCGAAGTGGGCCAGGAGTTGTAGAGTCAGAACGAGCAGGCCCAGCGCGACGAGGGCCACCCGCCCGAGCTTTTTCAGGGCGAGCCCGGTGGCAAATCCCAGCAGGGCACCGACGCTGAGGTCGGGAAGGAGGGGCCGCAGGGCCTCGGCGAGGGAGGCGGTGGACAGGGTGTCGGGGGGCACGGGCGGGGGGCAGCCTAGCGTCCGCCGTATGGCTGACTCCTTGCACGGAACGAGGCGGTATGGTGGGCGGGACGTGACCGAAGTGCCCGATGTCCTCACGCCCGAGCTGCTCGCCCGCCTCAGTGACGGGGAGGAGGCCGCGTGGTACGACTTCGTGAGCGCCTACGAGGGCCGGATGTACGCCTACCTCTACCGTCTGGAGGGCAATGCCGAGGACGCGCTCGACCTCACCCAGGAGGTCTTCTACCGGGCGTGGCGCAGCATCCGCACCTTCCGCGCAGGTGAGCGGGTGCTGCCGTGGCTGTACCAAGTCGCGCGCAATACCCAGATCGAGTCGCACCGCCGCAAGCAGCTCCAGCGCTTCAGCCTGGAGGAGGCGCGCGAGGACGTGGGCTTCGAGGTGACGAGTGCCGCGCGCTCCCCGGTGCAGGCCGCCGAGAGCGCCGACGCGCAGGACCGGGTGCAGCGGGCCCTGATGCGGCTGCCGGAGGAGTACCGCGAGGCCGTCGTGCTGCGCTTCGTCGAGGACCTGCCCTACGACGAGATCGCCCGGATTCAGGAGGTGGCGGTCGGCACGGCCAAAAGCCGCGTCTTCCGGGCCAAGGAGCAACTGGCGGAGCTGCTCGCGGACGTGACGGACGTGCATTGAGGGGCGGGCCGTGGTGGCTTCCCTCACGCCGGACGTGGCCCCCGGGCCGCTAGGCTGTCCGGGTGACTCGGTTGAGGATGCAAAGGGGCCTGCTGGCGCTGCTGGCGGGCGTGCCCGGGATGGCATTGATGGGGGCGTGTGCGGCGCAGCCCGTGGGGTTCCGGGTGAGCCTCTCGATGAACGAGGAGCAGCGCGCGCCGCTGAGCGTGTCGTTCACGGCGCAGGCCCCCGCCGAGTACCGGGTGGAGTGGGACTTCGGGGACGGCGGCACGGGGCAGGGACGGCGGGTGACCCACACGTACTACCGGCCCGGGACGTACACCCTGCGGGCGAGCCTGCTCGACTCGCGTGGCCGGGTCCGCTCCACGGCCACCAGCCAGGTCGAGGTCGCCAGCAGCGGGCCCGAGCGGGCCGGGCTGGTGCTGCTCTTGGGAGACGGCGAGGTGCGTCTCAGCGCGGCAGGCAGCGTGGTGTACCGGCCCGCCACGCCCAGCTTCACGCTCGACGGGCGGGCCGTGGGGGCGGGCCCCGTCCCGGTCGCGGCGGGGCCACACCGCGCCTCCGTGCGGATGACGGGGACGGGCGGGGCGCTGGAGCAGTCGCTCACCTTCCGCATGGCCCCGCTGACCCTCAGCGTGCCCTTCGAGACCGAGGTGCTGCGCCTGACCAACCAGGCCCGCGCGCGCGGCTGGAACTGCGCCACCCTCAAGGAGGGCGGCCCCGCCCTGCCCCCCCTCACCCGCGACCCGAAGCTGGAGGGGGCGGCCCTCGCGCAGTCGGCGGGCATGGCCCTGCACGGCTACTTCGACCACGAGAGCCCGGTGGACGGCAGCAGCCCGTGGCTGCGGGTGCAGGCGACCGGATTCGAGGCGCAGACGACCGCCGAGAACATCGCCGCCGGGCAGACCACGCCGCAGGAGGTCGTCGACGGGTGGCTGCGCAGCCCCGGCCACTGCCGCAACATCATGGGCGACTTCACCCGCCTCGGCGTGGCGTACGTCAACCGCCCGGACTCCGAGTACGGGCGCTACTGGACCCAGGTCTTCGCCACACCGGCACAGGGGCAGTGAGGGGCACTCCCGTCCGACTATCTCCCGCCTGCGGCTGATCCGTCGCGCTGCCTTCGTTTCCTAGAGCATTCGACGGAAGAAGTGTCACCCTGAACGAAGTGAAGGGTCTTGTCCGGCGCGTTGGAGATGCTTCGCTCGCGCTCAGCATGACAGCTTTATCGCGTCAAACGCTCTACCGGGCCTGCTCCGCCGTGTTCCCGGTCGTGCGGGCGTTGGTGAAGACGTAGCGGGGGCGTTTCGTCCAGGTCACGCGGTTGTCGTTGCCGAGGAACTGCAAGGCGCGCGCCCCCTCCAGCGTGATCACGTTGCCGCTCCCGGTGACGTTCACGAAATCGCAGACGCCTTGCAGCGAGAGCGTGTTCCCGCCGCCCGCGACGGTCACGCTGCGGCCCGCGCAGTCGAGGGTGAGGGCCCCGGCGGGCGCCTGGACCGCCCGGTTCAGGGTCTGCGGCTGCGCGAGGACGGGGGAGCCCGACAGCAGGGCCAGCGCGAGGAGGTGTCTCATAGGTCGCCCAGCGAACCGGCTCCCGTGAGGGCGACGGGCGCGGGGTTGCTCAAGGGCCGTTGCGCCGTCCTTGGCGGCAGTTTGAGGGCGGGCCAGGGAGCCGGGCCCTCAACCTCTCCCCACCCCCTCGTCCACCAGAGGGGGCTCGCCCAGGGTGACGCGGGCGAGGGTGCCGCCGCCGGGGGCGTCGTCCAGGGTCACGTCGCCGCCGTGGGCGCGGGCGTAGCGGCGCACGAGGGAGAGGCCCAGGCCCTGCCCGTCCGCGAGGCCGCGCGGTCCGCGCTCGTAGGGGAGAAAGACGCGCCCGCGCAGCTCGGGGGACAGGCCGGGGCCGTGGTCGCGCACGGTGATCTCCGGCCCCCCGGCCCTCATCCCCAGGGTGACCTCGACCGGGCCTGCAGTGTACTTCAGGGCGTTCTCGACGAGGTTCTCGACGATCTGACGCACCCGGCCCGGGTCCACGAGCCAGGACACGGGCTCCCCCGGCAGGTGAATGCTCACCCGTCCCCCTTTGAGGCGGCCCAGCAGGGGACGCAGGTCGGTGCGGACGGCGCGCAGGGTCACGTCGAGGTACAGGTCGTTCAGGCGGGTGAGGTCGGCGCGGCTGGCGAGCTGGGTCGCGCTGTCCTCGATGAGGGCGAGGAGGTGCTGGCGCTGTTCGGGCGTGTCGGCGTGCCGGAGCAGGTCGCTGGCGAGCATCAGGGCCTGGAGGGGGCGGCGCAGCTCGTGGCTGGCGAGGCTGAGGGCCTCGCGCTGGCGGGCCTCGCGGCGCGCGCGGCGGTCACGCTCGGCCCGCCACAGCAGCAGGGCCCGCCCGGTCAGGACCATGCTCAGCAGCCCGGTCACGAAGGCGGTGAAGACCAGCGCGCGGCGCATGTCCTGAAGGGCGCGCAGGTACGCCACGCCCGTCTCCCCGGCGTAGCTCCCTGCCTGCGCGTTCAGGCGGACGGCCTCGCGGGCGGCGGCGGCCACCGAGGCGGGCGTGTTCTCTCTCAGCAGGCGCTCGACCCGGGCGAGCCGGGCGTCCCCGTAGTCCTCCACCGTCGCCAGCGCCGTGAACTGGGCCGGATTCCCGGCGCTGGAGAGCGCGCGGTCGCCGATGTCCCGCCGCTCCTCGTCGCTGAGGGTGGGGTCGAGCCGCGCCACCTGATAGGCCTGCACGTCCTGCGCGAGCCCCTGGTAGGCATAGGGAGACCAGCCGTTGCCGTTGCGCAGCAGGGTGTCGTACGCGGGCTGGGTGGCGAGCATCAAGAGCGCCACGGTGAGCAGCGCGGGCAGCGCGGCGAGCAGCCCTTCGCGCACCACGACCGCCCGGGGAACGCGGTGGGCGGCGGGGGTCACGGGGCGGGCGTGATGCGCTCGGCGAACCACACCCACGCCGCCCCGTACAGCCGGGCCGGGAAGCGGGCGGGGTCGTTCGGCAACACCACGGTGAGGGGCCCCTTCTCGAGGACGGGAATGGGCCTCCCGTTCGCCGTGTGCGCGAGCATGATGGGCGCCGCCAGGTAGTCGGGCGCACGCAGGGTGGTCACGAAGCCGTTCGACGCGTAGACCCGCAGGTCCTGCCCCGCGAAGCCCCCGAGCGCGGCGAGGTTGCGCAACGGCACCCCCTCGTAGGTGAAGGTGCGCCGGAGCTGGAGATGCTCGGTCGTGTACCGCACCGTGGGCAGCGCGAGAAGCTGGGCGCGCGTGAGCCGCCAGGTGCGCGGGCCGCCCTCCAGGGTCAGCAGCACGCGCTCGCCGGGCCGGGCGGGAGGCAGAGGGCGCCCCGCCCGGACGTAGCTGAACGGGCGGAAACCGGAGTCGTCCCCGGCCTGGGGCACGCCGAGCGCCAGCCCGGAGGCGAGCGCCGCCAGCGCGAGCAGGGCGCGAAGCTGTGCGGACACGCGCCGAGTCTAGTGCGCCCGCCCCCGCCCCGTCTGCGGGTGGTCTGGGGAACGCGATGAACCCCGGGTGAGGAAGCCGGGAGGGACGGCTGAGAGCCGGGGTCAGCCCCCCGTCAAGTGGTCCCCGCACAGTCGGGGCATGAGACCCCCCTCCGCTTGGTTGATTCCCGGCCTCCTCTGCTCGCTCCTGGGCACGGCGGGCGCCGCCCCGCGGGTCAGCGCCCAGAGCATCATCGTGAACCCGGTGCCCACCTCCCTGAGCGTAAGGGTCTGGACGGACCGCACGCCGGGCGGGACCGGGACGGCGATCTACGCCCCCGGCGACCGCATCCGGCTCTTCACGAGCGTGAATCAGGACGCCTACGTGTACCTCTTCAACGTGGACCCGCGCGGGAACGTGGACCTGATCCTCCCCAACCGCTACGGGGGCGGGGGCAACTTTCTCAAGGCGAACACCACGAAGGTCTTTCCCGACGCGGGCGATCCCTTCTCCTTCGACATCGCCACGCCCTACGGCCTGAACAGGGTCCTCGCGCTGGCGAGCCGCACGCCGCTGAACCTGGGGCAGATCGCCTCGTGGGGGGCCAAGCAGAACACCTTCGCCACCGTGAACGTGCAGGGCCAGGAACGGCTCGCGCAGGCGCTGAGCATCGTCGTGACGCCGGTGGACCAGAGCGGTTGGGTGAGCGGCACGGCGTCCTA from Deinococcus planocerae encodes the following:
- a CDS encoding LLM class flavin-dependent oxidoreductase, which translates into the protein MTQPSQSEYLWFLQLSRDGEFIGTREKPPRRPTLPYLSSLITTAGEAGFTALLTATNYHSEHENYTAAIAALARTAQTDPGLLIAVRPGMFHPAMYAKMLATAQNLFPGRVRVNIVTGSSPAENAMYGDFEPHAQRYERTREFMSILRQLWTQAPPVSHRSELFAFENAVLDPPPVQPIPIYFGGASPVAQRIAADLADVYLMWGEREDMLAERMGQMRALEAETGRSLRYGLRTHVIVRETEEEAWQAAERLISRVDPEVRRAFVESYKHVDGVGQLRQIEMLRGLEEGNLLVEPGLWAGVGMARSGVGVALIGSPEQVAAKIRRYEDMGFSSFIFSGYPHLEEARRFGELVMPLLKGQAGEGARAIHTDTVAPVA
- a CDS encoding FUN14 domain-containing protein, translated to MPPDTLSTASLAEALRPLLPDLSVGALLGFATGLALKKLGRVALVALGLLVLTLQLLAHFDLVTVNWPRVQALADPWLRQGGEAGAGWLGRVLTARLPFAGAFTAGLLVGLRARG
- a CDS encoding RNA polymerase sigma factor; amino-acid sequence: MTEVPDVLTPELLARLSDGEEAAWYDFVSAYEGRMYAYLYRLEGNAEDALDLTQEVFYRAWRSIRTFRAGERVLPWLYQVARNTQIESHRRKQLQRFSLEEAREDVGFEVTSAARSPVQAAESADAQDRVQRALMRLPEEYREAVVLRFVEDLPYDEIARIQEVAVGTAKSRVFRAKEQLAELLADVTDVH
- a CDS encoding CAP domain-containing protein translates to MTRLRMQRGLLALLAGVPGMALMGACAAQPVGFRVSLSMNEEQRAPLSVSFTAQAPAEYRVEWDFGDGGTGQGRRVTHTYYRPGTYTLRASLLDSRGRVRSTATSQVEVASSGPERAGLVLLLGDGEVRLSAAGSVVYRPATPSFTLDGRAVGAGPVPVAAGPHRASVRMTGTGGALEQSLTFRMAPLTLSVPFETEVLRLTNQARARGWNCATLKEGGPALPPLTRDPKLEGAALAQSAGMALHGYFDHESPVDGSSPWLRVQATGFEAQTTAENIAAGQTTPQEVVDGWLRSPGHCRNIMGDFTRLGVAYVNRPDSEYGRYWTQVFATPAQGQ
- a CDS encoding DUF3060 domain-containing protein, translated to MRHLLALALLSGSPVLAQPQTLNRAVQAPAGALTLDCAGRSVTVAGGGNTLSLQGVCDFVNVTGSGNVITLEGARALQFLGNDNRVTWTKRPRYVFTNARTTGNTAEQAR
- a CDS encoding sensor histidine kinase, with protein sequence MTPAAHRVPRAVVVREGLLAALPALLTVALLMLATQPAYDTLLRNGNGWSPYAYQGLAQDVQAYQVARLDPTLSDEERRDIGDRALSSAGNPAQFTALATVEDYGDARLARVERLLRENTPASVAAAAREAVRLNAQAGSYAGETGVAYLRALQDMRRALVFTAFVTGLLSMVLTGRALLLWRAERDRRARREARQREALSLASHELRRPLQALMLASDLLRHADTPEQRQHLLALIEDSATQLASRADLTRLNDLYLDVTLRAVRTDLRPLLGRLKGGRVSIHLPGEPVSWLVDPGRVRQIVENLVENALKYTAGPVEVTLGMRAGGPEITVRDHGPGLSPELRGRVFLPYERGPRGLADGQGLGLSLVRRYARAHGGDVTLDDAPGGGTLARVTLGEPPLVDEGVGRG
- a CDS encoding DUF4384 domain-containing protein, which gives rise to MRPPSAWLIPGLLCSLLGTAGAAPRVSAQSIIVNPVPTSLSVRVWTDRTPGGTGTAIYAPGDRIRLFTSVNQDAYVYLFNVDPRGNVDLILPNRYGGGGNFLKANTTKVFPDAGDPFSFDIATPYGLNRVLALASRTPLNLGQIASWGAKQNTFATVNVQGQERLAQALSIVVTPVDQSGWVSGTASYSVVPRAVGGRPAPLRPAPVPPVRPAPTRPAPAHPEDFLDRDWQTSFERQGRVEDVYAEYAARLRQQGYRQVERRENGNGLRLRGEFRRGQDRVTLEVRQQGGRFEVKVTHR